A genomic segment from Nitratiruptor sp. YY08-10 encodes:
- a CDS encoding alanine racemase, translating into MAYVKLSEKALKHNLETISKKAGGTEKIAAVLKDNAYGHGIEEFGKKISRLGIKKAVVRTHVEALKIADFFPYILILSDVPRHDAFHYAINDLDTLQVLEPGTKVHLKVDTGMHRNGIALEEIEKAFELLQKNRAHLTGVFTHFRSADELSSELFWQNELWQYAKKKVIQLIKKNRVSKPLFHAVNSAALFRLGCEDDFARVGIALYGYTELDPLYDPPVLEPVASLWAKKIVSRRLKKGERVGYGGIYEAKEDMVISTYDAGYADGIFRFQKEIEDGKILGRVSMDSILLEGEEKEICIFSDAKKMAHALGTISYELLVKMPAHLSRNWVD; encoded by the coding sequence ATGGCATATGTAAAACTAAGTGAAAAAGCGCTCAAACACAATCTAGAGACTATATCCAAAAAAGCCGGTGGTACCGAAAAAATAGCTGCTGTTTTGAAAGACAATGCCTATGGGCACGGTATAGAGGAATTTGGAAAAAAGATCAGCAGGCTTGGTATCAAAAAAGCGGTGGTGCGTACGCACGTAGAGGCACTCAAAATAGCTGACTTTTTCCCCTACATTCTTATTCTCTCTGATGTTCCCCGTCATGATGCTTTTCATTATGCCATCAATGATTTGGATACATTGCAGGTATTGGAACCAGGGACGAAGGTCCATCTGAAAGTCGATACCGGAATGCATAGAAACGGTATCGCTTTAGAGGAGATTGAAAAGGCATTTGAGCTATTACAAAAAAACAGAGCTCATTTGACAGGAGTGTTCACCCATTTTAGAAGTGCAGATGAGTTAAGTAGTGAACTCTTTTGGCAAAATGAGCTTTGGCAGTATGCGAAAAAGAAAGTTATACAGCTCATCAAAAAAAACAGGGTGTCAAAACCGCTCTTTCATGCTGTAAACAGTGCAGCTCTGTTTCGATTGGGATGTGAGGATGATTTTGCACGAGTCGGGATAGCATTGTACGGATATACAGAATTGGATCCACTGTATGACCCTCCTGTGTTAGAGCCGGTTGCATCACTTTGGGCTAAAAAAATTGTTTCAAGAAGACTGAAAAAGGGTGAGCGAGTCGGATATGGTGGCATATACGAAGCTAAGGAGGATATGGTTATCAGTACCTATGACGCAGGCTATGCAGACGGAATTTTTCGCTTCCAAAAAGAGATTGAAGATGGGAAAATTTTAGGAAGAGTGAGCATGGACTCCATCCTCTTGGAAGGAGAGGAAAAAGAGATTTGTATCTTTAGTGACGCTAAAAAGATGGCCCATGCATTAGGGACGATTAGCTACGAACTTCTTGTGAAAATGCCGGCTCATCTTAGTCGCAATTGGGTTGATTAG
- a CDS encoding PP0621 family protein: MLFKILLLAAVIGGIYYFFIKKKPITHDKETDTMVECDTCGTYVSNKEAIIKNGKYYCSKECAGAK; the protein is encoded by the coding sequence ATGTTATTTAAAATTTTACTTCTTGCAGCAGTTATCGGCGGAATCTATTACTTCTTTATCAAGAAAAAGCCAATTACCCATGATAAAGAGACAGATACGATGGTTGAGTGCGACACATGTGGAACATATGTAAGCAACAAAGAAGCGATCATTAAAAATGGCAAATATTACTGCTCAAAAGAGTGTGCAGGAGCAAAATGA
- the rsmG gene encoding 16S rRNA (guanine(527)-N(7))-methyltransferase RsmG, translating to MSTEEKLNVFTQKLLEWNKIHNLTGAKSEEEVQENIEDTLFALQFLPDTIQNALDIGTGAGFPGLVLAIAMPKTQWILTEPRQKRASFLHYMKSILSLDNVEVYKKRAEEIEAIPMDLITSRAVMKTKDLIELSRPFITPSTTLLFYKGENLKSELEGMDHYSIFERGKRKYLLLKGDDVI from the coding sequence ATGAGTACCGAAGAAAAACTCAATGTTTTTACCCAAAAACTTCTGGAATGGAACAAGATTCACAACCTCACAGGGGCAAAGAGCGAAGAGGAGGTGCAAGAAAATATCGAAGATACCCTCTTTGCACTGCAATTTCTACCAGATACCATACAAAATGCCCTTGATATCGGTACAGGAGCCGGTTTCCCCGGACTCGTTTTGGCCATTGCGATGCCAAAGACACAGTGGATTCTTACTGAACCAAGACAAAAACGGGCTAGTTTCCTACACTATATGAAATCGATCCTTTCTTTAGATAACGTGGAAGTCTATAAAAAAAGAGCGGAAGAGATCGAAGCAATCCCTATGGATCTTATCACTTCACGGGCTGTGATGAAAACGAAAGATCTAATTGAACTAAGTAGACCATTCATCACACCCTCGACAACGCTTCTCTTTTACAAGGGCGAAAATCTTAAAAGTGAACTGGAAGGAATGGACCACTACTCTATATTTGAGCGAGGAAAAAGAAAATATCTACTACTAAAGGGAGACGATGTTATTTAA
- the ribA gene encoding GTP cyclohydrolase II: MDIKVSEVANLPTSYGDFKIQCFAQGCKEHLVMIKEPLGKAPVVRVHSECLTGDTLGSKKCDCGEQLHFALNYIAQHGGMLIYLRQEGRNIGLLNKVNAYALQDKGYDTIEANHQLGFSADERTYEMVEFILDFYGIDQIRLLTNNPKKIESLKNVEIVERIPIKVSPNPHNEAYLKTKKEKMGHML; the protein is encoded by the coding sequence ATGGATATAAAAGTCAGTGAAGTCGCCAACCTCCCTACAAGCTATGGGGATTTTAAAATCCAATGTTTTGCCCAAGGGTGTAAAGAACATCTTGTCATGATCAAAGAGCCTCTTGGAAAAGCCCCAGTGGTTCGTGTCCATTCCGAATGTCTTACAGGTGACACTCTTGGAAGCAAAAAGTGCGACTGCGGAGAACAGCTGCATTTTGCCCTCAACTACATCGCACAACATGGCGGAATGCTTATCTATCTCAGACAAGAAGGACGCAATATCGGCCTTTTGAATAAAGTCAATGCCTATGCATTGCAGGATAAAGGGTATGATACAATCGAAGCAAACCATCAACTTGGATTTTCTGCAGATGAGAGGACTTATGAGATGGTCGAGTTTATCCTCGATTTTTATGGAATTGATCAAATACGGCTTTTGACAAACAATCCTAAAAAAATTGAAAGTTTGAAAAATGTAGAGATCGTTGAACGCATACCTATCAAGGTTTCACCAAATCCTCACAATGAAGCCTACTTGAAGACAAAAAAAGAGAAAATGGGACATATGCTTTGA
- the hemB gene encoding porphobilinogen synthase: MFKRFRRLRLNPVLRNLVQETRLSANDFIYPLFVRSGEGIKKEVDSMPGVYQMSIDEVVKECEELKKLRLYAIILFGIPDVKDSVGSEALCESGIIARAIKAIKEAHPDMFVVTDLCFCEYTDHGHCGVLDPKLQTVDNDATLELLAKQAVVHAKAGSDMIAPSGMMDGMIAAIRAGLDAAGFSHIPIMSYSTKFASAYYGPFRDVAESAPSFGDRRSYQMNPANRREAILESIEDETEGADILMVKPALAYLDIVRDIREASMLPLAVYNVSGEYSMLKMAARAGVIDYEKVMMETLLGFKRAGADIIITYHAKEAAKLL, translated from the coding sequence ATGTTTAAACGTTTTCGAAGACTCAGGCTCAATCCTGTATTGAGAAACCTTGTGCAAGAGACGAGATTGAGTGCAAATGATTTTATCTATCCGTTATTTGTTCGAAGTGGAGAAGGGATCAAAAAAGAGGTGGACTCGATGCCCGGAGTCTACCAAATGAGTATTGATGAAGTGGTAAAAGAGTGTGAAGAGCTGAAAAAACTTAGGCTCTATGCAATTATTTTGTTTGGTATTCCTGATGTCAAAGACAGTGTAGGAAGTGAAGCACTTTGTGAGTCAGGAATCATTGCGCGTGCTATCAAAGCGATTAAAGAAGCACATCCTGACATGTTTGTTGTGACAGATCTTTGTTTTTGCGAATATACCGATCATGGTCATTGTGGAGTACTCGATCCAAAACTGCAAACAGTGGACAATGATGCAACTCTTGAGTTGTTAGCGAAACAAGCGGTAGTTCATGCAAAAGCAGGCAGCGATATGATCGCGCCAAGCGGAATGATGGATGGAATGATTGCCGCTATTAGAGCCGGACTTGATGCAGCGGGATTCAGTCATATTCCTATTATGAGCTATTCGACAAAGTTTGCCAGTGCCTACTACGGACCGTTTCGTGATGTGGCAGAGTCTGCTCCAAGTTTTGGGGATAGAAGAAGCTATCAGATGAATCCTGCAAACAGGCGCGAAGCGATTTTGGAAAGCATAGAGGATGAGACAGAAGGTGCAGATATTTTGATGGTAAAACCTGCGTTAGCATATCTGGATATTGTTCGGGATATCAGGGAGGCTTCGATGCTTCCGCTGGCTGTTTATAATGTTAGCGGGGAGTATTCGATGCTGAAGATGGCTGCTCGAGCAGGAGTAATTGATTATGAAAAGGTGATGATGGAGACGCTTCTTGGTTTTAAACGCGCAGGTGCAGATATTATCATCACCTACCATGCGAAAGAGGCAGCAAAACTGCTATAA
- the argF gene encoding ornithine carbamoyltransferase encodes MRHFLTLKDFTKEEILEMIELARSIKAETKRREFVPYLENKTLAMIFEKSSTRTRVSFEVGIYQLGGIGLFLSKNDIQLGRGEPMKDTARVVSRMCDMVMIRTYEQSKLEEFAAFSQVPVINGLTNEYHPVQLMADYLTMIEYGKADNPVVAYVGDGNNMAHSWLMLAGKLGFTLRIATPKGYEPDPNIVEEAQRFAKESGATIELMHDPKAAVKDSDVVTTDTWISMGQEEEKEKRVKDFKGFQVDTALMSLAKEDAIFLHCLPAYRGYEVSEEVFEAHADEIFDEAENRLHAQKGIMVWLDRKRGESCDIF; translated from the coding sequence TTGAGACACTTTTTAACACTGAAAGATTTTACAAAAGAAGAGATTTTGGAGATGATCGAACTGGCCCGTTCGATCAAAGCCGAGACTAAGCGAAGAGAGTTTGTGCCCTATTTGGAAAACAAAACATTAGCGATGATTTTTGAAAAAAGTTCAACTCGAACGAGAGTCAGTTTTGAAGTTGGAATATATCAACTTGGCGGAATCGGGCTTTTTTTGAGTAAAAACGATATCCAGCTTGGTCGTGGTGAGCCTATGAAAGATACGGCTCGTGTGGTAAGTCGCATGTGCGATATGGTGATGATACGAACCTATGAACAAAGCAAACTGGAAGAGTTTGCCGCTTTTAGTCAAGTTCCTGTCATTAACGGTCTGACAAACGAGTACCATCCAGTTCAGTTGATGGCCGATTATTTGACGATGATAGAATATGGAAAAGCGGATAATCCTGTTGTTGCTTATGTGGGCGATGGAAACAATATGGCCCACTCCTGGCTCATGTTGGCCGGTAAACTTGGATTTACCCTCCGCATAGCCACGCCCAAAGGGTATGAGCCGGATCCAAATATTGTAGAAGAAGCACAGCGTTTTGCTAAAGAGAGCGGTGCGACGATCGAGCTTATGCACGATCCGAAAGCGGCGGTCAAAGATTCCGATGTAGTAACGACAGATACATGGATAAGCATGGGCCAGGAAGAGGAAAAAGAGAAAAGAGTTAAAGATTTTAAAGGATTTCAAGTCGATACAGCGCTTATGTCCTTGGCAAAAGAGGATGCCATATTTTTACACTGTTTGCCAGCATACAGGGGATATGAAGTCTCTGAGGAGGTATTTGAAGCACACGCCGATGAGATTTTCGATGAGGCTGAAAACAGACTCCACGCCCAAAAGGGAATCATGGTTTGGCTTGATAGAAAAAGGGGTGAATCGTGCGATATTTTTTGA
- a CDS encoding multiheme c-type cytochrome, whose product MRYFLIVLLAFPLFAANISKRYMVANNCIGCHKWVVDKWKTSWHSRSHYSKDPLYKATLQYMSKKLHRPLEAIEIKCAQCHNPRMDVKRMSEDEIISRAVGIGDKKTDEAINAAYVKDGINCIVCHNIKEIKESHDPDKRGYKSIVWGPNDTMVGPFADAKSPYHKTMQADHFLHPNKLCFVCHYNGRNKYHKLVYETGMEYEHSGSTKQCVECHMSEKRERRLANIVVNGSLPKIRAVRDHLFMGARNGDILQKALDVKASVSNGQLTIHLINRTPHRVPTGFAGRMIVIEAHFGNTLKKKMIKTEYHDRKGRITVPYLGKKKVFDNRILPNEDRVVTFDIPSNHSQEILIKIYYRLINDDLEKKLKVKDPIFHKNYPIANLKLKI is encoded by the coding sequence GTGCGATATTTTTTGATTGTTTTACTTGCCTTTCCTCTTTTTGCCGCCAATATCAGTAAGAGATATATGGTTGCCAATAACTGTATAGGCTGCCATAAATGGGTAGTGGACAAATGGAAAACCTCTTGGCACTCACGATCACACTACTCAAAAGACCCGCTTTACAAAGCAACGTTGCAGTATATGTCCAAAAAACTGCATCGTCCATTGGAAGCGATAGAGATCAAATGTGCACAGTGCCACAATCCTCGAATGGATGTGAAAAGAATGAGTGAGGATGAAATCATCTCCAGAGCGGTTGGAATCGGTGATAAAAAAACAGACGAAGCGATCAATGCAGCCTATGTGAAAGATGGAATCAACTGTATCGTCTGTCACAATATCAAAGAGATCAAAGAGAGCCACGATCCTGACAAACGAGGATATAAAAGTATCGTGTGGGGACCGAATGATACGATGGTGGGACCGTTTGCTGATGCAAAATCACCATATCATAAAACAATGCAAGCAGATCATTTCCTTCACCCCAACAAGCTCTGTTTTGTGTGCCACTACAATGGCCGCAACAAATACCATAAACTGGTCTATGAAACGGGAATGGAGTATGAACACTCAGGTTCGACAAAACAGTGTGTCGAGTGTCATATGAGCGAAAAAAGAGAGCGTCGCTTGGCAAATATCGTAGTCAACGGATCATTGCCGAAGATCAGAGCTGTACGTGACCATCTTTTTATGGGTGCGAGAAACGGCGATATTTTACAAAAAGCTCTTGATGTCAAAGCTTCTGTAAGCAATGGACAGCTAACAATCCATTTGATCAATAGAACACCCCACCGTGTTCCGACAGGTTTTGCGGGAAGAATGATCGTCATTGAGGCCCACTTTGGCAATACTCTGAAAAAAAAGATGATTAAAACAGAGTATCACGACAGAAAAGGGAGGATAACGGTTCCGTATCTGGGTAAGAAAAAAGTATTTGACAATAGAATCTTGCCAAACGAAGACAGAGTTGTTACGTTTGATATCCCTTCGAACCATTCGCAGGAGATTTTGATCAAAATCTATTACCGATTGATCAATGACGATCTTGAAAAAAAATTGAAAGTGAAAGATCCTATTTTTCATAAAAACTATCCTATCGCCAATTTGAAACTCAAGATATAA
- a CDS encoding DUF2603 domain-containing protein, protein MNIEKSSGKALMTKINNLAKELGIENPQGVTIVRLEDTDDPNKKTLELVQGSWENKAPWFVIDNEEKVHVLSTLESILHLIRSLNEAKYENFNLKLEKAILENLPIDFNDVWVVAMSEIQKRLAESKNKNLLDIDIKKLVKDIKKHHPNLFMQLKDLQFPPQGHQ, encoded by the coding sequence GTGAATATAGAAAAAAGCAGTGGCAAAGCGTTGATGACAAAGATCAACAACCTTGCAAAAGAGCTTGGGATTGAAAATCCCCAAGGCGTGACGATTGTTCGTTTGGAAGATACGGATGATCCAAACAAAAAGACTCTCGAACTTGTTCAGGGGAGCTGGGAGAACAAAGCGCCCTGGTTTGTCATCGATAATGAAGAGAAGGTGCATGTTCTTTCTACACTTGAATCGATTCTACATCTGATTCGCTCTTTAAATGAAGCAAAATATGAAAATTTCAATCTCAAACTGGAAAAAGCGATTCTGGAAAATCTTCCCATCGATTTTAACGATGTCTGGGTTGTTGCCATGAGTGAGATCCAAAAAAGGCTCGCCGAGAGTAAAAATAAAAATTTGCTTGATATCGATATTAAAAAGCTTGTGAAAGATATCAAAAAACATCATCCAAATCTTTTTATGCAGCTCAAAGATTTGCAATTTCCTCCACAAGGCCACCAATGA
- the hemN gene encoding oxygen-independent coproporphyrinogen III oxidase has translation MIDFEKFVKYSKPGPRYTSYPTAIEFSEDFSYERYIEKLHAQKDETPLSLYFHLPFCRSACYFCGCNVVFTSKEDKKERYISYLQKELDIIQTHINPDREVIQLHFGGGTPTFFSPEQLQRIITSIKDVFGNWSSEAEVSCEIDPRFLSEEHMQVLSEGGFNRVSFGVQDFNEQVQQAVHRIQSFEVTQKAVELARKYGMQSVNIDLIYGLPFQTLESFKKTLDMTLQLDPDRLAVFNYAHVPWLKKTMRKIDETTLPTPDVKLQILKYTIDFFTSNGYKMIGMDHFAKPDDELFKAIEKGELHRNFQGYTTKGGADLIGIGLTSIGEGEDYYAQNFKEMQQYEAAIDEGKLPFHRGVELSFDDKVRKAVIMELMANFKLDIPRIEKEFGIDFKDYFQDALQELKEFESEGLVTVREDAIEVSPTGTLLIRNIAMPFDAYMKKHKEGKKVFSKTV, from the coding sequence ATGATCGATTTTGAAAAGTTTGTCAAATACTCAAAACCGGGTCCGAGATATACAAGTTATCCTACCGCAATCGAATTTAGCGAAGATTTTTCGTATGAAAGATATATCGAAAAGCTTCATGCTCAAAAAGATGAGACGCCTCTATCTCTTTATTTTCACCTTCCCTTTTGCAGGAGTGCTTGCTACTTTTGCGGATGTAATGTTGTTTTTACTTCCAAAGAGGATAAAAAAGAGCGATACATTTCCTATTTGCAAAAAGAGCTGGATATTATACAAACGCATATCAATCCAGACAGAGAAGTGATTCAGCTCCATTTTGGAGGTGGTACGCCTACATTTTTTTCACCCGAACAGCTGCAAAGAATCATTACTTCTATTAAAGATGTATTTGGCAATTGGAGCAGTGAAGCAGAAGTGAGCTGTGAAATCGACCCCAGATTTCTGAGTGAAGAGCATATGCAGGTTTTGAGTGAGGGCGGTTTCAATCGGGTCAGTTTTGGCGTACAGGATTTCAATGAACAGGTTCAGCAAGCAGTACACAGAATCCAAAGTTTTGAAGTGACTCAAAAGGCGGTGGAACTTGCCAGGAAATATGGTATGCAAAGCGTCAATATCGATCTTATCTACGGACTTCCTTTCCAAACGCTTGAGAGTTTCAAAAAGACGCTGGATATGACGCTGCAACTTGATCCCGATAGACTGGCCGTTTTCAACTATGCCCATGTACCTTGGCTCAAAAAAACAATGCGAAAGATCGACGAGACCACACTTCCTACACCAGATGTAAAGCTGCAGATTCTCAAATACACCATCGATTTTTTTACTTCCAACGGGTACAAAATGATCGGGATGGATCATTTTGCGAAACCGGATGATGAGCTTTTTAAAGCGATCGAAAAAGGGGAACTGCATAGAAACTTTCAAGGCTATACCACAAAAGGAGGTGCTGATCTTATAGGCATCGGACTGACAAGTATTGGTGAAGGCGAGGACTACTACGCCCAAAATTTCAAAGAGATGCAACAGTACGAAGCTGCGATCGATGAAGGAAAACTTCCTTTTCATCGAGGAGTGGAGCTCAGTTTTGATGACAAGGTGCGAAAAGCGGTCATTATGGAACTGATGGCCAATTTCAAACTCGATATTCCAAGAATCGAAAAAGAGTTCGGCATCGATTTCAAAGACTATTTTCAAGACGCTTTACAAGAGCTCAAAGAGTTCGAATCAGAAGGCCTTGTGACAGTACGTGAGGATGCGATAGAAGTGAGTCCGACGGGGACTTTGCTTATCCGAAACATCGCTATGCCTTTTGATGCCTATATGAAAAAGCATAAAGAGGGTAAAAAGGTCTTTAGTAAAACGGTATGA
- a CDS encoding PD-(D/E)XK nuclease family protein: protein MRLLVFTTKKQLRNYAAAHCDTLLPKLLTIQEFLDRAILTDKVFIPKELRLHYFYKACKNVPLEKLGIEKNFERFVHEADLIYSFLKEVYLENVDLKKIAQYDIYASYPEHIAIIQAIYDNYKKLLNAQGLVDLITLEDFTINNAYFDQFEAITIYLSGYLSRFDKEIIRSIRTPVTIELEVTPFNKTLADKMFGIQKQGLYTIDQKGNIQTIQEDRGEPTLEVCGFSKRVEQANFVFAKIEEFVRSGIDPQNIAVILPQKDFKEYLEAFDRLDNLNFSMGDSFIYSALYRKLEALYRYCYLEEEKYGTKLNEEEIETFQKIDSWQKLETFIQTTASDREKRVIEESLYLFGRLIENIEINTKDMVKLLLERLKELSFDDIRGGKVTVMEMLESRGCQYDGVIIVDFNEEVVPKIGTEDLFLDSSLRKSVGLPTMRDKESLQKHYYYQLMQHAKRVALGFVKNEERDVSRFFYELPFQKQQENAKRYENVLYTKTQKAGVFEINTTFELPKVLTPTTLEILLRCPLRYYLRSIEQITVPKERVLGFDIHESINRAILAKPKSAQDYFEKIIKNVIQTVSRYDEYRLRVEWEEKLRKFAQRDFALLNGEVLVEKNHGRAFGDYIIEARADRVVKRGDKVFIYDYKTSKTGSYLKTYEKDEAKLQAEFYAYIWQTDEVYFWDLHNVELEYVDTSQAKEQIERAIDSLEGVTKKCEDTEYCKYCPYKFGCKGLV from the coding sequence ATGAGACTTCTTGTTTTTACTACAAAAAAGCAGTTGCGAAATTACGCTGCTGCTCATTGTGACACTCTTTTGCCGAAACTTCTAACCATTCAAGAGTTTCTCGATAGAGCGATTTTGACCGATAAGGTATTTATCCCAAAAGAGCTGAGGCTGCATTACTTTTACAAAGCATGCAAAAATGTTCCATTGGAGAAATTGGGCATTGAGAAAAATTTTGAACGGTTTGTGCATGAGGCTGATCTGATCTACTCTTTTTTGAAAGAGGTTTATCTTGAAAACGTAGATTTAAAAAAAATCGCTCAGTACGATATCTACGCATCCTATCCGGAGCATATTGCCATTATTCAAGCAATTTACGACAATTATAAAAAGTTACTGAATGCACAGGGACTTGTCGATCTAATCACTTTAGAAGATTTTACAATTAACAATGCATACTTTGATCAGTTTGAAGCGATTACGATCTATCTTTCCGGCTATTTAAGTCGGTTTGACAAAGAGATCATTCGCTCTATCCGAACTCCCGTTACTATAGAACTGGAAGTGACTCCTTTCAACAAAACTCTTGCCGATAAGATGTTTGGTATTCAAAAGCAAGGTCTCTATACAATCGATCAAAAAGGCAATATTCAAACCATACAAGAAGATAGAGGTGAGCCGACACTTGAGGTGTGCGGCTTTTCTAAAAGAGTAGAACAGGCAAATTTTGTCTTTGCCAAGATAGAGGAGTTTGTTCGATCTGGAATCGATCCGCAAAATATTGCTGTGATTTTGCCCCAAAAAGATTTCAAAGAATATTTAGAAGCCTTTGATCGTTTGGACAATCTCAACTTCAGCATGGGAGACTCCTTTATCTATTCAGCGCTTTATAGAAAACTGGAAGCTTTGTATCGGTACTGTTATTTGGAAGAAGAGAAGTATGGAACGAAATTAAATGAAGAGGAGATTGAAACTTTTCAAAAGATTGATTCTTGGCAAAAGCTTGAGACTTTTATCCAAACTACAGCAAGTGATCGCGAAAAAAGAGTGATTGAAGAGAGTCTCTATCTTTTTGGAAGGCTGATTGAAAATATTGAAATCAATACGAAAGATATGGTAAAGCTGCTATTGGAGAGACTCAAAGAGCTCAGCTTTGATGATATCCGCGGTGGCAAAGTGACGGTTATGGAAATGCTCGAAAGCAGAGGATGTCAGTATGATGGTGTGATCATTGTAGATTTCAATGAAGAGGTGGTACCGAAAATCGGTACGGAAGATCTTTTTTTGGATAGCAGCCTGCGTAAAAGTGTAGGGCTCCCTACGATGAGAGACAAAGAGTCTTTACAAAAACACTACTACTACCAGCTTATGCAACATGCAAAAAGAGTTGCACTGGGATTTGTGAAAAATGAAGAGCGCGATGTCAGCCGATTTTTTTACGAACTTCCTTTTCAAAAGCAACAAGAGAATGCAAAACGGTATGAAAATGTGCTCTATACAAAAACGCAAAAAGCGGGCGTGTTTGAGATCAATACAACGTTTGAACTTCCAAAGGTCTTGACTCCTACAACGCTTGAAATACTACTTCGATGCCCTTTGCGTTACTATCTTCGTTCTATTGAGCAGATCACGGTGCCAAAAGAGCGTGTTTTGGGATTTGATATTCATGAATCGATCAATCGAGCAATCCTTGCAAAGCCTAAAAGTGCTCAAGACTATTTTGAAAAGATTATAAAGAATGTAATACAAACAGTTTCACGATACGATGAGTATCGACTCCGTGTGGAGTGGGAAGAGAAACTTCGAAAGTTTGCTCAAAGAGATTTTGCTCTTTTGAATGGAGAGGTCCTTGTAGAAAAAAATCATGGAAGAGCATTTGGGGATTACATCATCGAAGCAAGAGCCGATAGAGTGGTCAAAAGAGGGGATAAAGTCTTTATCTACGATTATAAAACCAGTAAAACAGGCAGCTACCTAAAAACCTATGAGAAGGATGAGGCGAAACTGCAAGCCGAATTTTATGCGTATATCTGGCAGACCGATGAGGTCTATTTTTGGGATTTGCATAATGTGGAGCTTGAGTATGTGGATACCTCTCAAGCAAAAGAGCAGATTGAAAGAGCGATTGATAGCCTTGAAGGGGTGACGAAAAAGTGTGAAGATACGGAGTATTGTAAATATTGCCCATATAAATTTGGCTGTAAGGGACTTGTATGA